A stretch of DNA from Vidua chalybeata isolate OUT-0048 chromosome 27, bVidCha1 merged haplotype, whole genome shotgun sequence:
agtctgcagggagcagctggaccCTGaccagagctgtgccctgctggggcAGTTTACCTGTGCTGCAGAAGTGACTCCTGCGTGCTCACTGCTGTCAGTAGGGATGGTTGGCATCCTTGGGCCGTTTTAACTGGACCTTCAAGCGTTTCATGCCAATCTGGAAGCCATTCATGGCCTGGATAGCAGTCTGTGCACTGGATGGGTTGTCAAAGCTCACAAAACCTGAAGGAAGGACACAGGATGGATGACAATGGCACTGTTGGTGCCATGCCCACTACCAGTGTCATTATTATTGATCATGCTTCCCTTGCCTACACTTACCAAAACACTTGCTCTGGTTAGTAGCACGATCCATGAACACCTTTGAGGAGATGATATTGCCAAAGGGCAGGAACATCTGCATCAGCTCATTGTCTCCAAACTCCTGGGGGAGATGGTAGATGAAGAGATTGCAGCCTTCAGGACCTGCAGGTGTGGGGGTGATGGAGAAGGACAAAACAGAAAGCCCCCAAAGGGCAGGGGAAGAGAAATGGGCTCAactcacagcacagcactggaggAGAGCCCTAGCACTGCCTCCTTCTACTCTGACCTCCCCTTGCTTGTCCCTGTCACTGGCCCATCAAGGGATCTGAAGGCTCTCGAAGAGCAACTGGGAGACACTATACAAAACTAGAGTTTCTGGAGAGCAGATTCTCTTTCAAAACCTGCCTAGTTCCTACACAGGGTGCTGAACACAACCAACTCTGTGAGTGTCTGGGTGCTGTTTTGCTGGAAGGAAATCAGCTGAGGTGAGAGCTCACAGCTGTCCCAGTCCTAGGAGAGTGGCAGACACTGCTGtgtgaaagctgctgctgtagcACTCCCTGCAGCGTGGCCTTCAGTCCAGAAGCCACAGCCTTAACTGGAAACTTCCTGGATTGCCACAGATCCAGTTTATGGGCTGACCTGGTCCTGTCCACTCCTTCACTTGCTCCTTAGGAGCACAAGAAGCCGCTCCCTTGCTGACACTTGCTCTACCCATCAGGAGCAGAGAGATAATGCCTTTGCCTCCAAATTTTATTCAAGCCAGTTTTGAAGTAagttgaaaataaattcagtagGCTATGAAGGCTGAAAAGAGAGGAGAGCACACTGGAGAGGCTGGTTTGACTGGTTCCACTGTAGTTCTGGCACCAGGAAAGAGGGGGATGAGCACTCTTTGTCCCTGGGAAGGTGCTCTTTCCATAGGGATGGTGCTGACTCTCATCCCCTTTGGTGTGAAAGGTGTTCCAGGGCCTACTGCCCCTCTGCACCTGGCAGCATCTGGCCAGATGTGAGTTCAGGAAACATCCTGTGATCCTTCCCAGTCCACTCACTGCAGACATGTGGTTGTTTCCATACCCCAGCTCCAGCATTAAAGATCAGTGGACAAAAATTAGTGTAGTCTCCTCTCCATTGGCTCTGTTGTGCAGAAGACGAGCTCCACAAATCCCACCCACGCCACTGGACACCCCTATTCCCACTCTGATCCTCACCTtctcgctgctgctgctgcaggatgggaGGCTGCTGAGGGATGCTCTGTGCAATGGGGGTGATGGTGGTGGTTGGATACACAGCTGCAGCCCAAGGAGACAGAACAAACCATTTACCTGAGGATCTGGTCAGGCACACAAGGGCCTGAGGGAGACAAGGGAAGCTGGTACCTGCATACTGCTGAACTCCTGTGAAGGCTGGGTGCAAAGTCTCTGCTACTGAagggctctgggctgcagagaaaaacacaatcagcagcacagcaaagggaatCACTCATgcattctgtgtgtgtgtgtgtgcagtgttaTTTCCCACCCTCACCCCCAGGTGAGTCTCAgtgcctggctgggagggagctaCAAAAGTTTGGGGAATCCAGAGAAGAGGAACTAATTGCAGTTCCTCAGGTCTCTGCATGGTGGGCTTTTTTTTACTGCTTCCAATACCTGGATATGGCACAAGGCCATTGGTGTAAACTGTTTCCAAGGTTGGATGCCCATTTGGGAATGGTACCACTCCAGTGAATCCATTGGAAATGGGTGCCACCAGTCCTGGCATGGCCGCTGTTCCCAGGAGAGGTGGTGAATGTAGCCCTGGAGAGCAAGAAGAGAGGACATCCCATGAAAGTCAAGGTCCCAAAAAGCCCCTGCTCCCCACTTCCACCTGCCTGGCAAGACTGCTGTGTATGAAGCCATTAACTCTTCTATTTGGCACGTGGAAATGGCAGACTGCTGCTAGAGCCTTCACATAATTAAGAGGCAGCACTAGTGGGAAGAGTGTGAGAAGAACTGCCAGTCGTGAGTGCTGTCAGAGCTTTGGGGGGAAACACCTTTGATCTGGGTTTGCAGAGCACCTGGCAAGACACATGCCTGCTCTGACAGGGGTTTGAACCCAACACGCATTATTGCTGTGGGACAATGATCATGAACAGCGGCACTGCTGATCTCAGAGTTAAGTGCAATCCTGGGAACCCAGTTCTTCTTTAttaaaactgcagcaaaaatgCACAGCTGTAGGGCAAGAAGATGTGTGTTGAACATGTGAGGGTGTCAGGGGGGTTGCAGGAAtttgtgcagagcagaggctgctgtgctcagaggctgcactgctgggaagcagcGAGTTAATGCAGCTGCTGACCTGGAGGTGCAGAACTCTTTTACCCGGCTGGGCCCCGTGAGTGCTGGGCCAGCACACAGGGGGTTCCCTGCCCGGGGAGGCCTCACCTGATGCTGGTGCAATGGGAGTGGCTGGCAGCCCGTTGAGACTGACGGCACCGATCTGCTGGATGTGGCACGGGGAGAAGGCGACGCCCGGGCTCAGGTAGCTGCCGTGGGAGGTGGAGAGAACCGTGGTCTGCTGCTGCATCAGCTGCAAAGCAGGACCGTGCAGTCAGggcctcctgctgccagggccctgcagagctgggggaggctGTGCACACCAGCCTGGCTGTCACCTCCCCCAGGTGCTGCCACCTGCCCTGGAGCTTCCCCCGACACCGCCAGACCTGCTGGGGTGGGCAGTGGTGGCTGTGCTCCCCAGGCCCAGCCCCACTGCGGGGCCCACGAGGACCCTGCAGCCGTGtgctcacacagctgctgtccctgccgACAGTGGCCACCCATGAGAGCCACCCtgtcctgcaggcaggggaCACAGCTCAGGGGTCATCCCAGAACACAAAGCCAGGGCCACGGCTGGGCACCCCCATGCCTCTCCCTGTCCGTGGGCCAGCAGCCCCGAGGGGCTGTGGCTCACTCAGCTGGGCAAGGGCATCAGGACAGGCCCCTCTGGctcacagagctcctgcagcGGGGAGGGAGCAGgtcagggctgtgctcctggcacCATCTCCCCACAGGCCCTTGCACTGTCAGGCACAGGCCCCTCTCCCTGGTCACTTCTGCCAGGACAGTGGCAGATCTAATAACACAGCTTTGCCTCGAGGAACAGGGCCCAGATCCCTCTGCTTTTGCCCAGCCTCCACGAGCAGATTGTGCTGGGACACGCAGGGCTTGCTCTGGCATGGGCACCAGGCCCAGTTCTCGTGGCCTGCTTTGTCCTCTGAGCTCTGGCCTGTGAACCCCTGAGCTCAGGCtgtcccctggcactgccctgcaccctggggctgggggacatCAGCTCCTCGTGGTGCCATGACACACCTGCCAAGGCAGAGATGCACAGGACAAAAGGAAGGGTGGGAGGGTTGGGAGGAGggttaaaagaagaaaaaaaaatccttctggtCCTATTTGACCATCAGTGGAAGCATAAGATGCCCTCTGAGTGCACTGGCAAAGAACACTTAGTTCTGGATGCAAAATTATCCAGCCCTTTATCGGCTTTGTCTTCACATCAAGCAAGAGCAGGGGAGGCACAGGCATGGCTCTTAGGAAACCTGAGTTcctcaggaggagctgaggggtGACACAAGGCAAAACCCaaggaaacaacaaaaatcttcCTGACATTGCCACACCCCACTGTCTGCTTTgcaacacagacacagagctctCCAGGAGCCCACCTCCTCACCAAGGGCTGAACTCAGTAAGGCAGTTGGGCCCAGGGCTCAGCTGAGGGATCTGGTAACTGTGAGAAGTTTGTGGCTAGCTAAACCTCCCCATTTCCTCACACAGAAGCTGATCATGGCTTTAGCACAAACAGAAGAGGAATTTCATGGCAGGGCTGCCTCTGTAAGCTGGAACAAGCAAAGCCCCGGGGTGAAATTGGCTCGAGCCCTTTTTGGGGATGGGTGAGTGCTCCCAGGCCCGTCCCAGCGcggggctctggggcaggagcaCTGACAGCACAGGGGTCACTCCTGTGCCATTCCAGAAAGGACAAGTATCAAGTACAGATTCCTGGTATCACCTCTCTGCTCACCACCACACCATCCCTGGCTCCCCTGGCGCTGCACTCCTGTCACTGGGAGCCAGCCCgagccagggctgcagtgaaACGAGGCCTCCCTGGGGTCACAGGGCCCTGCTGAGCAAGACCCCCACGAGTTCCTGCTCCTGACCCCACTCCAGGGTGCAGGAACCAACACGTTTCCTACTCACTATGTGAATATTGATCTCCTCTTTTTTCATTAATGCCTcttctgtgccaggctgtggctgGACCAAGGCCTCCATCCAGCTACATGACCACCAAATTGGCACTCTGGAATTGTTCTCATCACTTACATAAAATTACCATAATGAACCATAAGAGCAGAGATGAAAGGGGGGGAGGTGTGAACAAATTATGTTTTGTGTTTGGAACCAATTGATTTATGATATACAAGGAATATTCAAGCATTATAAGCACTTAGTAAATTGCTCTAGCTGTTTTTTAAGACTTCAGGCCTCTTTTttattgataattttttttttcagctcccAAACATTTCCCTGAGTCCACCTCAAATAACTTGTTGAATAAAATGAACTCATTTGCAGAAGCACCTGGGATCAAAACCTGATTTAAGCATGGAAATAAACTGCTTTCAGATGCTTAGCCAGTTGTACTTCCCAGATGAAACTTTTTCATACAGTTTCAGCTAACATGCACTGTTTGACATTTTAAGTACCttattttgcatatttgcaTAGATCTGAATAACTTTAGACTGAACTTAGTATATGATTATTTCATGTTTAATTTGAGATAGTTTTTGAAGAAGAAGGTTattaatacaaatttaaaacagacaactgaaaacaaaacaaaaacaacccatGCTCCAAACTTCTTCCTAAACCCCTGGGGACCACTTTGGCTTTGTAATTCAGCAAAcccagtggggacagggagaggaagCTGTTGTGTATTAAATTATGGCTACAAGAACCTGTGATGCCTCTGATGCACCAGCAGCTCTTGCTCCTGTCAGTCTGGTTCAGCCACATCCAGAATGGTCAGAATGGTCAGAATCCAGAATGGTCAGAATCCAGAATGGTCAGAATCCAGAATGGTCAGCTgcatctcccagccctggggggaCCTTGGGTGCAGCATTTACTCCTCCATGCCCAGACTCAGGAAGGCATGAGGGGTTTTGGGCTTCCCCTGAGCCCTGGCTTACCAGAGGTCCCAGCTGCCAAgggctgcccatggcagagcaTTTTGAGGAACCATAAGGAGATTCAGCAAGGAAATCCCTCTCTTTTGCCCCCACTTGCAGAGGTGTTAGGTAGCATTCCAAAGGGCTGATTCCCTCTCCCTCTGATGGtggcactgtgtgtgtgtggactGGCTGGGATCTCTCCTCCACAAGGGAGACCAAAGACAGTGACGGCACAAGAGAAGAAAGAGTCAGGTGCGAGGTCAGtgcctcaggggaaaaaaaaaaaaggagaaccAAACCCAGTGGGAAGTAAAAGGataggaagggaaaaatcccaaaaaagtGGGAGACAGGCTGAGTCTCAAGTCAAGGGGAAAGCCAAAACAAAGTCACAGAGCAGGAAGGCCAGTGAAGAATCAGAGAGAGAGCAACACAGTAACAGACACAACTGAGGTGAA
This window harbors:
- the CELF5 gene encoding CUGBP Elav-like family member 5 isoform X3, which encodes MARPIQVKPADSESRGGDRKLFVGMLNKQQSEDDVLRLFEPFGVIDECTVLRGPDGNSKGCAFVKFSSHTEAQAAIHALHGSQTMPGASSSLVVKFADTDKERTLRRMQQMVGQLGIFTPSLSLPFSPYSAYAQALMQQQTTVLSTSHGSYLSPGVAFSPCHIQQIGAVSLNGLPATPIAPASGLHSPPLLGTAAMPGLVAPISNGFTGVVPFPNGHPTLETVYTNGLVPYPAQSPSVAETLHPAFTGVQQYAAVYPTTTITPIAQSIPQQPPILQQQQREGPEGCNLFIYHLPQEFGDNELMQMFLPFGNIISSKVFMDRATNQSKCFGFVSFDNPSSAQTAIQAMNGFQIGMKRLKVQLKRPKDANHPY